One window from the genome of Bdellovibrio sp. NC01 encodes:
- a CDS encoding sigma-54 dependent transcriptional regulator, with protein MTPQSTKILIIDDEAPIRDVLSASLKDEGYQVFLAHDGETGLKAIKDIQPDIVFQDIWMPGKYDGIEVLTMARKEFPHVEFVMISGHGTIETAVKATKLGAWDFIEKPLSMDKILIVISNILSYQQQKEEKALLLNKLRKSIALIGEAPALVATKQIIARVAPTNSWVLIQGEAGSGKKLVAENIHYMSTRASRPFVDINCAGVPEDLLASEIFGIEKGAMPGVERTKKGKLDLAAGGTLFIAEIAAMNKETQAKLMSYLDEKKYSRVGSSEAVENDVRVIAASSKDLDKEVKEGRFREDLYYRLNVIPFRVPSLKEHPEDIPVLTSYFADNVSREGGYAKKAFSEQAMNHMIAYGWPGNVRELKNFVERVYILTPGEFVDLHDVRFAGLVELSGEGGKTMDIQGLSTFREARAEFEKEYLLKKIAENGGNISRTAEVIGLERSYLHRKIKAYGIDTKDT; from the coding sequence ATGACTCCTCAATCTACTAAAATTTTGATTATCGATGACGAAGCTCCCATTCGTGATGTGCTTTCGGCTTCATTGAAAGACGAAGGCTATCAAGTTTTCTTAGCTCACGATGGTGAAACAGGTTTGAAAGCGATCAAAGACATTCAACCAGATATCGTATTCCAAGATATCTGGATGCCAGGTAAATACGATGGCATCGAAGTGTTGACGATGGCTCGTAAAGAATTTCCTCACGTTGAGTTCGTGATGATCTCTGGTCACGGTACGATCGAAACTGCGGTGAAAGCAACAAAGCTTGGCGCGTGGGACTTCATCGAAAAACCGTTGTCGATGGATAAAATCCTGATCGTGATTTCAAACATCCTTAGCTACCAACAACAAAAAGAAGAAAAGGCTTTATTGTTGAATAAACTTCGTAAGTCGATCGCCTTGATTGGTGAAGCTCCGGCTTTGGTTGCAACAAAACAAATCATCGCACGTGTTGCGCCGACGAACTCTTGGGTGCTGATCCAAGGTGAAGCGGGCTCTGGTAAAAAATTGGTAGCTGAAAACATTCACTACATGAGCACGCGCGCTTCTCGTCCGTTTGTTGATATCAATTGTGCGGGTGTACCTGAAGATCTTTTGGCTTCAGAAATATTCGGTATCGAAAAAGGCGCTATGCCTGGTGTTGAGCGCACAAAAAAGGGTAAACTTGATCTTGCCGCTGGCGGAACATTGTTTATCGCTGAAATCGCAGCGATGAACAAAGAAACTCAAGCAAAGCTCATGAGCTATTTGGATGAGAAAAAATATTCTCGCGTGGGCAGCTCTGAAGCTGTTGAAAACGACGTGCGTGTGATCGCGGCTTCAAGCAAAGACTTGGATAAAGAAGTTAAAGAAGGCCGCTTCCGCGAAGATCTTTACTATCGCTTAAACGTTATCCCGTTCCGTGTGCCGTCATTGAAAGAACATCCGGAAGACATTCCAGTTTTGACTTCATACTTCGCTGACAACGTGTCTCGTGAAGGTGGTTATGCGAAGAAAGCTTTCTCGGAACAAGCGATGAATCACATGATCGCTTACGGCTGGCCAGGTAACGTGCGTGAACTTAAAAACTTCGTTGAACGCGTTTACATCCTGACTCCAGGTGAATTCGTCGATCTTCATGACGTGCGTTTCGCAGGTCTTGTTGAACTATCTGGCGAAGGCGGTAAGACGATGGACATTCAAGGTCTATCAACATTCCGTGAAGCTCGTGCAGAATTTGAAAAAGAATATCTTCTTAAGAAGATTGCTGAAAATGGTGGTAACATTTCTCGTACGGCCGAAGTTATCGGTCTTGAGCGTAGTTACTTGCACCGTAAGATCAAAGCTTACGGCATCGATACAAAAGATACTTAA
- a CDS encoding ATP-binding protein, protein MSFLFVLLTWFEIRLFATSQQLPFVHSIFFFGLVNFNIVLLLLLLFMIFRNVVKVFVERQGKIFGSSLKAKLIAAFVAFSFIPTVLMFIISVFYINSSFDKWFSAKMAGVLKSSIEVTNAYYFNAKKKNYHFAHQIADSVRPIYNPEQIKNKIETLRKEFALDAVEYYPSLFGKRIVVSAEDDTVPTVPAVSLEFLQKGIKVQAEASIIHQFGDGNLVRVIVPVKEGADRGAIVVSSFLPLSLVSKMDDISTAYDEFRDINPLEYPLKSIYLIILVLMTFVILLAATWFGFYLARQLSIPIVQLGRATRRVAGGDYTTLNIKSGSEEINDLISSFNQMTVNLESTLEELDQHARYTDTVLKNVNTGVISVDQAGNVTTINRHAAQLLRVDPEKYIGSSVRELLTLEYFRTFAELLKTMQDHKVESIQKELRINVHGEAVPLQMTLSILKDEKGHEVGKILVFDDMTPIVSAQRAAAWTEVARRIAHEIKNPLTPIKLSAERLQRKFGASITDPAFNECTTMIVKQVDGLKNLVNEFSNFARLPQARPVVANLNSVVEESLGLYRQAHPQVQFIFAPDHELPDFKFDPDQIKRVLVNLVDNAVSAVAKEPQPSVQIVTRYDKDIKTVRLTVADNGEGIPAADRNRIFEPYYSTKEGGTGLGLAIVKRIIEDHNGFIRATANEPQGVKMVIEMPVNEVGAWKPSEE, encoded by the coding sequence GTGTCGTTTTTGTTCGTTTTACTGACGTGGTTTGAGATCCGTCTCTTCGCAACCAGTCAGCAGCTTCCGTTCGTTCATAGTATTTTCTTTTTCGGTCTGGTGAACTTCAACATCGTGCTGTTGTTGTTGCTGTTGTTCATGATCTTCCGCAACGTCGTGAAGGTCTTCGTTGAACGGCAAGGGAAAATCTTCGGAAGCAGTCTTAAAGCAAAACTGATCGCGGCCTTCGTGGCATTTTCGTTCATTCCGACAGTTTTGATGTTCATCATTTCGGTGTTCTATATCAACTCAAGCTTCGATAAGTGGTTCAGTGCCAAGATGGCGGGCGTATTAAAAAGCTCAATCGAAGTCACGAACGCTTATTATTTCAATGCGAAGAAAAAGAACTATCACTTCGCGCATCAGATCGCAGATTCGGTTCGTCCCATCTACAATCCAGAGCAAATCAAAAATAAGATCGAAACCTTACGTAAAGAATTCGCGTTGGATGCAGTGGAATACTATCCGTCGCTATTCGGTAAACGCATCGTCGTTTCTGCGGAAGACGACACCGTTCCAACGGTTCCCGCCGTGTCGCTGGAATTCTTGCAAAAAGGTATTAAGGTTCAAGCCGAAGCCAGTATCATCCATCAATTTGGCGATGGTAACTTAGTGCGCGTGATCGTTCCGGTGAAAGAAGGTGCCGATCGGGGTGCCATTGTTGTCTCTAGCTTCTTGCCGTTGTCACTGGTTTCGAAGATGGATGACATTTCGACCGCGTATGATGAATTCCGGGATATCAATCCTCTCGAATATCCGTTGAAGTCGATTTACTTGATCATCTTGGTGTTAATGACCTTTGTGATCTTGTTGGCGGCAACATGGTTTGGTTTCTATCTGGCGCGGCAGTTATCGATTCCAATTGTGCAGTTGGGACGAGCGACCCGCAGGGTGGCCGGTGGTGACTATACCACTTTGAATATCAAATCTGGCTCTGAAGAGATCAACGATTTGATTTCAAGCTTTAATCAAATGACCGTGAATCTTGAAAGCACGCTCGAAGAACTAGATCAGCATGCGCGCTATACCGATACGGTTTTGAAAAACGTAAACACGGGCGTGATCTCTGTCGATCAGGCGGGGAATGTGACGACAATCAATCGTCATGCGGCGCAGTTGTTGCGTGTTGATCCTGAAAAATACATTGGCTCGTCAGTGCGCGAACTTTTGACGTTGGAATATTTCCGTACCTTTGCAGAGCTTTTGAAGACGATGCAGGATCATAAAGTCGAAAGTATTCAAAAAGAATTGCGCATCAATGTGCATGGTGAAGCTGTGCCATTGCAGATGACTCTTTCGATTCTTAAAGATGAAAAAGGCCACGAAGTGGGTAAGATCTTGGTGTTCGATGATATGACGCCAATCGTATCGGCACAACGTGCGGCTGCATGGACTGAAGTGGCTCGTCGTATCGCTCATGAAATTAAAAATCCGCTGACGCCGATTAAGCTGTCTGCGGAACGTCTGCAAAGAAAGTTCGGTGCTTCCATCACAGATCCGGCATTCAATGAATGTACGACGATGATTGTGAAGCAAGTGGATGGTTTGAAAAATCTGGTCAACGAATTCTCGAACTTTGCACGTTTGCCACAAGCTCGCCCGGTGGTTGCGAATTTAAATTCTGTGGTGGAAGAGTCGTTGGGACTTTATCGCCAAGCACATCCGCAAGTGCAGTTTATTTTTGCTCCTGATCACGAGCTTCCAGACTTCAAATTTGACCCGGACCAAATCAAACGTGTCCTCGTAAATTTGGTCGATAATGCGGTGTCGGCTGTTGCAAAAGAACCACAGCCTAGTGTGCAAATAGTCACTCGTTATGACAAAGACATCAAAACAGTGCGTTTGACTGTGGCAGACAACGGCGAAGGCATTCCTGCTGCGGATCGAAATCGTATTTTTGAGCCGTACTACTCTACAAAAGAGGGCGGAACTGGTTTAGGCTTAGCTATCGTAAAAAGGATCATCGAAGATCACAACGGCTTCATTCGCGCGACTGCAAATGAACCGCAAGGTGTGAAGATGGTGATCGAGATGCCGGTGAATGAAGTTGGCGCATGGAAGCCATCTGAAGAATAG
- the ribH gene encoding 6,7-dimethyl-8-ribityllumazine synthase, giving the protein MANIKVGVVTARWNNEITEKLEEGAISYLESCEGVEIFAALVPGAVEIPLACQAFLDAGCDGVVALGAVIRGDTTHYDYVCNSVTDGITRLMLDYKKPVGFGVLTTENEEQALARAGGSHGNKGAEAAQVVMEMIGLTQEIPATLKTAKMMAASAPKAKATAKAAPKKPVKDAASKAKAAKKSAKKSKK; this is encoded by the coding sequence ATGGCAAATATCAAAGTCGGAGTAGTTACTGCTCGTTGGAATAACGAAATCACTGAAAAGTTGGAAGAAGGCGCCATTAGCTATCTTGAGTCTTGTGAAGGTGTTGAAATCTTCGCAGCACTTGTTCCAGGTGCGGTTGAAATCCCTTTGGCGTGCCAAGCTTTCTTGGACGCGGGTTGTGATGGCGTTGTTGCCTTGGGTGCTGTGATCCGTGGGGATACTACTCACTACGATTATGTCTGCAATTCAGTTACGGACGGTATCACTCGTTTGATGTTGGATTATAAAAAGCCAGTTGGTTTTGGTGTTTTGACAACTGAAAACGAAGAGCAAGCATTAGCTCGCGCTGGCGGCTCTCATGGCAATAAAGGTGCGGAAGCAGCTCAAGTTGTTATGGAAATGATCGGTTTGACTCAAGAGATCCCTGCGACTTTGAAAACTGCTAAAATGATGGCGGCTTCAGCTCCCAAAGCAAAAGCAACTGCTAAAGCAGCTCCAAAGAAGCCAGTTAAAGATGCAGCGTCAAAAGCGAAGGCTGCAAAAAAATCCGCGAAAAAATCTAAGAAGTAA
- the ribB gene encoding 3,4-dihydroxy-2-butanone-4-phosphate synthase translates to MEFNTIPEIIDDVRAGKIVILVDDEDRENEGDLILATDHVNAQAINFMITEARGLVCLCMTAQQMDRLQLPLMVRDEYNYAPNKTAFTVSIEAAEGISTGISAADRAHTCKVAANPHAKPTDVHMPGHIFPIRAQQGGVLKRAGHTEASVDLARMAGLNAAAVICEVMNADGSMARVPDLREFAKKHNIKIGTIVDLIAYRLANETLVEELTSISLPASFGENYKARVFKSTVDGLEHLVVQKGEIKKDHPTLVRVHVDNFTRDFMSALQTGASSVAESFKMIEEAGSGAFVLLRGNNRTANLSQELQVLVGMEDVRPSTPLMDERDYGIGAQILREIGANKIRLITNKPEKKVGLKAFDLEIVEIVAIENCKGAH, encoded by the coding sequence GTGGAATTCAATACAATCCCAGAAATTATCGATGACGTCCGCGCCGGTAAAATCGTGATCCTTGTTGACGATGAAGATCGTGAAAACGAAGGCGACTTGATCCTGGCGACAGATCACGTAAATGCTCAAGCGATCAACTTCATGATCACGGAAGCTCGCGGTTTGGTTTGTTTGTGTATGACTGCACAACAAATGGATCGTTTGCAATTGCCGTTGATGGTTCGTGATGAATACAACTATGCTCCGAACAAAACAGCGTTCACAGTTTCGATTGAAGCCGCAGAAGGTATCTCGACGGGTATTTCTGCTGCGGATCGTGCGCACACTTGTAAAGTGGCTGCGAATCCTCATGCTAAACCTACTGACGTTCACATGCCTGGTCACATCTTTCCTATTCGCGCGCAACAAGGTGGCGTGTTGAAACGTGCGGGTCACACAGAAGCCAGTGTGGATCTTGCGCGCATGGCGGGCTTAAATGCAGCAGCGGTTATTTGTGAAGTGATGAATGCCGATGGCTCGATGGCTCGCGTTCCGGATCTTCGCGAATTCGCTAAAAAGCACAACATCAAAATCGGTACGATCGTTGATTTGATTGCCTACCGTTTGGCGAATGAAACTTTGGTGGAAGAGCTAACAAGCATTTCGTTGCCAGCGTCTTTCGGTGAAAACTATAAAGCGCGTGTATTCAAAAGCACGGTGGACGGTCTTGAACATCTTGTCGTGCAAAAAGGCGAGATCAAAAAAGATCATCCGACATTGGTGCGTGTTCACGTTGACAACTTCACTCGTGATTTCATGTCGGCGTTGCAAACGGGTGCTTCATCAGTTGCTGAAAGCTTCAAAATGATTGAAGAAGCAGGTTCTGGTGCTTTTGTTCTTTTGCGCGGTAACAATCGCACAGCCAATCTTTCACAAGAATTGCAAGTCCTTGTTGGTATGGAAGACGTTCGTCCTTCCACTCCGCTTATGGATGAAAGAGATTACGGTATCGGTGCGCAGATCTTGCGCGAAATTGGCGCGAATAAAATTCGCCTGATCACAAACAAGCCCGAGAAAAAAGTGGGCTTGAAAGCATTTGATTTAGAAATTGTTGAAATTGTAGCGATCGAAAATTGTAAAGGGGCCCACTAA
- a CDS encoding riboflavin synthase: MFSGIVESVMPITSSEELVNAYRIKIKKPSEFNDIKLGDSIACDGVCLTVEAFDEQTMTFALAAETIKVLEWNPTSWLGKNVNLERSLRFGDRIHGHLVTGHVDSLGTVTRAELQGESFFLDVQVANTILPFVWKKGSITLNGVSLTVNELNGSTVSVCLIPETIKRTNLGEFKPGSRINVEPDYMARAIQRSLEVKKD, encoded by the coding sequence ATGTTTTCTGGAATTGTAGAATCCGTGATGCCCATTACGAGCTCTGAAGAGCTTGTTAATGCCTATCGTATTAAAATCAAAAAACCTAGTGAATTCAATGATATAAAGCTTGGTGATAGCATCGCTTGTGATGGCGTTTGCTTGACTGTGGAAGCCTTTGACGAGCAGACGATGACGTTTGCTTTGGCGGCGGAAACAATCAAGGTTCTTGAGTGGAACCCTACAAGCTGGCTAGGTAAAAACGTAAATCTCGAAAGAAGTTTGCGTTTTGGCGACCGTATTCACGGTCATCTTGTGACTGGTCACGTCGACAGCCTTGGAACTGTGACTCGCGCTGAGCTTCAGGGCGAATCGTTCTTCTTGGACGTGCAAGTTGCCAATACCATCCTGCCATTTGTTTGGAAAAAAGGTTCAATCACTTTGAATGGTGTCAGCCTGACAGTGAATGAATTGAATGGCTCAACAGTTTCTGTATGCTTGATTCCTGAAACGATCAAACGCACAAACTTGGGCGAGTTCAAACCAGGCAGTCGCATCAATGTTGAGCCTGACTACATGGCTCGTGCAATTCAAAGATCTCTTGAAGTGAAAAAGGACTAA
- a CDS encoding OmpA family protein, which yields MMNELKIALLTTLFLATTTAYGLVPSEIEAGAKLLGANMVDEVKFEEGKSTLTAQSKADLAALMNDAKKKGQIEEVKIAAWADKDYPDDSTKSSSQDLKLSAARAKELKEYLNNDLGVRTVNTYNMSERPNPLQKAVGFAPKDDGNSMDGGYIFTRVQRSKAVLMIYLQ from the coding sequence ATGATGAACGAACTAAAAATCGCTTTATTGACGACACTGTTTTTGGCGACCACGACAGCTTACGGCTTGGTCCCGTCAGAAATAGAAGCCGGCGCCAAACTGCTGGGCGCAAATATGGTCGATGAAGTGAAGTTTGAAGAAGGCAAAAGCACTTTGACAGCACAATCCAAAGCCGATCTGGCAGCTTTAATGAATGATGCCAAAAAGAAAGGTCAGATCGAAGAAGTTAAAATTGCAGCGTGGGCTGACAAAGACTATCCCGACGACAGCACAAAAAGTTCATCGCAGGATTTAAAACTCAGTGCCGCCCGCGCAAAAGAATTAAAAGAATATCTGAATAATGATTTAGGTGTACGTACCGTTAACACTTACAACATGAGTGAACGCCCCAATCCATTGCAAAAGGCCGTCGGCTTTGCTCCTAAAGACGACGGCAACAGCATGGATGGCGGTTATATCTTCACGCGCGTGCAAAGATCAAAAGCAGTTCTTATGATCTATCTTCAATAG